Proteins encoded within one genomic window of Panicum virgatum strain AP13 chromosome 1N, P.virgatum_v5, whole genome shotgun sequence:
- the LOC120654398 gene encoding uncharacterized protein LOC120654398 isoform X1, giving the protein MASNPGGSLIDGAAGSNTTSGNGSRNAINGSHLRSRQLSSLPPVRRSSRRTPNRYRGYPPTTLGGEASGCHEKKRKALMEEAPHGIPEAVKVSGSAPLTPRDPNRTYSSKDGAKGRSSEHAMVGSARSSTKKRKCMPVNNYLSEFTPCSKGVATAVVTRSEQSSIPTKTNKVKESPFQKLQRLPDGCHPDFDNDHLCSVNKLREFWHKSQGAVFVDDKEHVMKAILFVLSVLPDACQPFLLLTNTSLPLWEAEFSRFAPCINIIVYDGEKDVHKLVQNPEFHENGRHTMLHVLLAHPDAILENIKNLECIGWEAVIVDYCQSSVLKHLKQLKQLPTDFRVVLLSSPLKDNLLEYENLLAFLNSEQKDNGAYVDADALAVLRARFTRHIAYERKAGSSKFLEYWVPVYLSQVQLELYSSMLRANSSILQSQTATDSVGALRDIVMCLWKCCNHPCPVGLQHSLANTCDITESTDGRMHKSGKLLLLEKMIKEIRKKRLRVIVLFQSDGAVGEGMGNILEEFVHQKFGRESYEHVQNRSAFSVKQEAMSMFNDTTKGRFVFLIDSRACHSSINLSSVDTIIIYGSDLNPLNDLKALRKIKIESQLKYVRIFRLYTPFTVEEKGLVLAKQSMIIDRNGQDILPSLSHCLLSWGISFLFNRVDNLQQDNCASKSYERNTVLMMDKVLLEFLAELSTDIEDSCKINSAIISRACMSGEFYSRNITLIGEREGVSSLDGDPPKFWLKLLNGNSRCQRNEPIKVPTEETNEARKKLSKTGEIAGSSSKFSSDVTNNNLFHETGTPSSADVHLLPEAGTENMRTPKSYHAELKHELSRLIKVLKLPDNVCFKAKQLLEYCLKNYLVVREPQCILHAFNIALCWRAASLLKYSKLDHRESLALAADCLNYEYNVEQIRFFYKRLRVLGGRRNKIQNHRFSPHESSSVTLRSDHISPKQAMDLHGNFTDGTQESLSAAEQMVSDGQELVSSPKANRECHLSSEEPPGTTATKIIDLFNNIFSLRGKNILEKQQLEILKLTSQRDNQVMRLKEVCHAVVHHIRRSDIDEEIRKDQIKLVIKWFTMLMLAFFVHMKLQLAELDASQSTTWVKEQMMKEKLKQEVLLSGQLDKFLDLCNTIPDSDFVIEEFIHFKKQIGDNHVDNSSDLDCDQLLDDRLMEVTLVQNLVPSEAFSTCAVRNEPTEAHMMSGVGAASESVDLPDDNIHCRSDGTELQRACSASTIPASHDSINQESSTGEASEHAKRDNIADPSVLPGIETSLVKGINADDDGTAVADPDHLDSPILTSPRNLMTLQHSSAEAEPTDPLLAITGRDLQTELQTSCPTLDTQNQMMYPDDSSQMNLEQDTTSEILQEGRTTSDHLGDSRMGFKDKNVDTAAADPLNSENQSYIAPHNTTVSPDACEAETQIDQSSLPAQQNLVISGQQPAEAEPEPSSNLDTDAAWSLQPDIQPSSLMLDADSSQTRCQPETSPVLSQEGSTYHHLADGRMEFDVDNNGAVCTHQAHSESPSFATPQSTMLPFSSEVGTHANLTSTSCLQSSDAPSTPPAAVAESPGMLGAQVEQDLYPEMTPSTSFLGVPVQRMLLDDGSQTCCRPDKATDLSEEGEAEYLSCATCNPATLPVSSEAETENGQASMPAQEMRSPHAQHSLAILQLPVDDMQPPTSILPEEEERAGMLCTTAARDLQHGTEPSVTAQDLQPEVQPSSPMHDQPAEAEGAGTSGTAISAQNLQVETQSATSVQHIPPERTHPDERIQIGLQPNTTLSPEQLTQFFTVAPAASNSFLCSSEPMINELGRLNYMIDMLNKEHEKKKLQLQTERNQEMDKIMKKYELLLQKEKCMYDRWTTFFNDTYRKVFMQHSLAENWEKNMKPTPAQERSASPRIRQVVRPSAFEAAQLQQVLPGNLYRTTPSPVGSMPVRNGSFIAAGTQSRGSVPLLQQSRGTQSWSALVRGDQQQLGVINPGITSSRQYTPGLLESAPLTSMAAGSVHFQQAMPSASNSVPCFPVSSLLPDSAPVSMANFVQSPSTIPFAMATQQAPGLIPGLHHMPGGPLNGVAGIWQAGGHLAGTNQAAPEPSADALRLLQRQWAHTMAPPSSVQQTVAASASNPHPGPVATSTNRYLRAVQQALISNPALSNVAGQVNAAGAGVWQHGAALPAVASQPTAPAPASSNAQPGARTGPQTSGAGAQGGSGEEVVCLSDDD; this is encoded by the exons ATGGCAAGCAATCCAGGGGGATCATTGATAGATGGAGCAGCTGGGAGCAACACGACAAGCGGAAACGGCAGCCGGAATGCTATAAATGGTTCGCACTTGAGGTCACGCCAACTGTCCAGCTTGCCCCCTGTGAGGAGGTCAAGTCGGAGAACTCCGAACCGTTACAGGGGATATCCTCCCACGACTTTGGGCGGTGAGGCATCGGGCTGTCatgagaagaagcgaaaggcattAATGGAGGAAGCACCCCACGGAATTCCAGAGGCAGTCAAGGTCAGTGGCTCAGCTCCTCTGACGCCGAGAGATCCAAACAGAACTTACAGCTCCAAGGACGGTGCAAAAGGCCGATCGAGTGAGCACGCCATGGTTGGGAGTGCTAGGAGTTCAACGAAGAAGCGAAAATGTATGCCTGTGAACAACTACTTGTCAGAATTCACGCCGTGCAGCAAGGGTGTTGCCACAG CTGTAGTTACTAGATCGGAGCAATCATCTATTCCCACAAAAACAAACAAG GTTAAGGAAAGTCCATTTCAGAAGCTTCAGAGATTGCCAGATGGGTGCCATCCTGATTTTGACAATGATCATTTGTGTTCTGTTAATAAACTCCGTGAGTTCTGGCACAAGTCTCAAGGTGCTGTGTTTGTTGATGATAAG GAGCATGTAATGAAGGCCATCTTATTCGTATTGTCAGTTTTACCTGATGCGTGCCAACCTTTTCTACTCCTCACAAATACTTCGCTACCCTTATGGGAGGCTGAGTTCAGTCGCTTTGCACCATGTATCAACATTATCGTGTATGACGGGGAGAAAGATGTGCACAAACTAGTTCAGAATCCGGAATTCCATGAGAACGGAAGACACACAATGTTACATGTACTCCTAGCTCACCCTGATGCTATCTTAGAG AACATTAAAAATTTAGAGTGCATTGGTTGGGAGGCAGTTATTGTTGACTATTGTCAAAGCTCAGTTCTGAAACACCTCAAACAACTCAAGCAACTTCCAACAGATTTTCGGGTGGTGCTTTTGAGCTCTCCACTGAAG GATAATCTTCTCGAATACGAGAACCTGCTAGCTTTCCTTAACTCGGAACAAAAAGATAATGGAGCTTATGTTGATGCTGATGCCCTTGCTGTGTTGAGAGCAAGGTTTACACGCCATATTGCATATGAGCGAAAAGCGggttcttcaaaatttttggagTACTGGGTTCCTGTTTACCTTTCACAAGTGCAGCTAGAACTCTATTCTTCTATGTTGCGTGCAAACTCATCTATCCTGCAGTCACAAACGGCAACTGACAGCGTTGGAGCTCTTCGTGATATTGTTATGTGTCTTTGGAAG TGCTGCAATCACCCTTGCCCCGTTGGCCTACAACATTCACTTGCCAACACTTGTGATATAACTGAATCCACAGATGGTAGAATGCACAAGAGTGGTAAATTACTGCTGCTTGAAAAAATGATTAAAGAGATCAGGAAGAAGAGATTAAGAGTCATTGTTCTTTTTCAA TCTGATGGAGCAGTTGGAGAGGGTATGGGTAATATCTTGGAAGAATTTGTACACCAAAAATTTGGCCGTGAGTCATACGAACATGTTCAAAACCGTTCAGCATTTTCAGTGAAACAAGAAGCAATGAGTATGTTCAATGACACAACCAAAGGGCGATTTGTTTTTCTGATTGATAGCCGTGCATGCCACTCCAGCATAAACCTTTCATCTGTTGATACCATTATAATTTATGGTAGTGACCTGAATCCATTAAATGATCTAAAGGCTCTTCGAAAGATCAAAATAGAGTCACAACTGAAGTATGTGCGCATTTTCCGCTTATATACTCCTTTCACAGTGGAGGAAAAGGGTCTTGTGCTTGCAAAGCAAAGCATGATTATTGATAGAAACGGCCAAGATATATTGCCTAGTTTAAGCCATTGCTTGCTAAGCTGGGGTATATCATTCCTCTTCAACAGAGTTGACAACCTTCAGCAAGATAACTGTGCTAGTAAAAGTTATGAAAGGAACACAGTATTAATGATGGATAAAGTACTTTTGGAATTCTTAGCAGAACTGTCCACAGATATTGAAGATAGCTGCAAAATAAATAGTGCAATCATATCAAGAGCTTGTATGAGTGGTGAGTTTTATTCAAGAAACATTACTCTGATAggtgagagagagggagtgtCTTCACTGGATGGAGATCCACCTAAATTCTGGTTAAAGTTGCTTAATGGGAATTCCCGTTGTCAGCGCAATGAACCAATCAAAGTTCCCACTGAAGAAACTAACGAAGCCAGAAAAAAGCTTAGCAAAACAGGTGAAATTGCAGGTTCATCTTCAAAATTTTCATCAGATGTGACCAATAATAACCTGTTTCATGAAACTGGTACCCCATCCAGTGCTGATGTTCATCTACTTCCTGAAGCAG GGACGGAAAACATGAGGACGCCTAAAAGTTATCATGCTGAACTTAAGCACGAGTTATCAAGGCTCATTAAGGTGTTAAAACTACCG GATAATGTATGCTTCAAGGCCAAGCAGCTCCTTGAGTATTGTTTAAAAAATTATCTAGTAGTGCGGGAGCCACAGTGCATACTACATGCGTTCAACATAGCCTTG TGTTGGCGTGCTGCTTCTCTCCTGAAATATTCCAAGTTGGATCATCGAGAATCACTTGCCCTTGCTGCAGACTGCTTGAACTATGAATACAATGTGGAACAAATAAGATTTTTCTATAAAAGATTACGAGTCCTAGGTGGGAGAAGGAACAAAATACAGAATCATAGATTTTCCCCACATGAGAGCTCATCTGTTACCTTGAGAAGTGACCACATTTCTCCGAAGCAGGCAATGGATCTTCATGGTAACTTCACAGATGGCACTCAAGAGAGCCTGTCTGCCGCTGAGCAGATGGTTTCAGATGGGCAAGAGTTGGTATCTTCCCCAAAAGCCAACAGGGAATGTCATTTGTCAAGTGAAGAACCCCCTGGTACGACCGCAACCAAAATAATAGATTTATTTAACAACATTTTCTCCTTAAGGGGGAAGAATATCCTTGAGAAACAACAACTTGAGATATTGAAGTTGACAAGCCAGAGAGACAATCAAGTTATGAGACTGAAGGAGGTATGCCATGCAGTTGTTCATCACATTCGGAGAAGTGACATTGATGAAGAGATcagaaaggaccaaataaagCTAGTGATTAAATGGTTCACTATGCTTATGCTTGCATTTTTTGTGCACATGAAGCTCCAGCTTGCCGAACTTGATGCATCGCAATCTACAACATGGGTTAAAGAGCAAATGATGAAGGAAAAACTCAAACAGGAAGTATTATTATCAGGCCAATTAGATAAATTCCTTGATCTCTGCAATACTATACCAGATTCCGATTTCGTCATTGAGGAATTTATCCATTTTAAGAAACAAATTGGTGATAATCATGTTGATAACAGTTCAGACTTGGACTGTGACCAGCTTTTGGATGACAGATTGATGGAAGTTACTCTAGTACAAAATTTAGTTCCATCAGAGGCTTTTTCTACATGTGCAGTGAGAAATGAGCCAACAGAAGCTCATATGATGTCTGGCGTGGGAGCAGCATCAGAATCTGTAGATCTTCCAGATGACAATATCCACTGTAGATCTGATGGAACTGAATTACAAAGAGCCTGTTCTGCAAGTACTATTCCTGCAAGTCATGATTCAATAAATCAG GAATCGTCGACTGGTGAGGCCAGTGAACATGCCAAGAGGGACAATATTGCTGATCCAAGTGTGTTACCAGGAAttgagacttctcttgtcaAAGGAATTAATGCAGATGATGATGGTACTGCTGTGGCAGATCCAGACCACTTAGATTCCCCTATCCTGACTTCTCCACGAAACCTCATGACCCTGCAGCATTCATCTGCAGAAGCAGAACCAACTGATCCATTGCTTGCAATTACAGGTCGGGATCTGCAAACTGAGTTGCAAACATCATGCCCAACACTGGATACTCAAAATCAGATGATGTACCCTGATGATTCGAGTCAAATGAATCTTGAACAAGATACAACATCTGAAATATTGCAGGAAGGGAGAACGACTTCTGACCATTTGGGTGATTCCAGAATGGGATTTAAAGATAAAAATGTTGACACTGCTGCTGCAGATCCATTGAATTCAGAAAACCAATCTTATATTGCTCCACACAACACAACTGTCTCGCCAGATGCTTGCGAAGCTGAAACTCAGATTGATCAGTCAAGTCTACCTGCCCAACAAAACTTAGTAATTTCGGGACAACAACCAGCAGAAGCAGAACCAGAACCATCAAGTAATCTGGACACGGATGCTGCCTGGAGTTTGCAGCCTGATATTCAACCATCAAGCCTGATGTTGGATGCTGACAGCTCTCAAACAAGGTGTCAGCCAGAAACTTCACCTGTTTTGTCACAGGAAGGTAGTACATATCACCATTTGGCTGATGGCAGGATGGAGTTTGATGTAGATAATAATGGTGCTGTTTGCACACATCAAGCCCACTCAGAATCACCAAGTTTTGCTACCCCACAAAGCACTATGTTGCCATTTTCTTCGGAGGTTGGAACTCATGCTAATCTAACAAGTACGTCTTGCCTGCAAAGCAGTGATGCACCTTCAACGCCTCCAGCTGCGGTGGCAGAATCCCCTGGTATGTTGGGTGCACAGGTGGAACAGGATTTGTATCCTGAAATGACACCATCCACCTCATTTTTGGGTGTTCCAGTTCAAAGGATGCTCCTTGATGACGGGAGTCAAACATGCTGCCGACCAGATAAAGCAACTGATTTATCAGAGGAAGGTGAAGCTGAATATCTATCTTGTGCTACATGTAATCCGGCCACCTTACCAGTGTCTAGTGAAGCTGAAACTGAGAATGGTCAAGCAAGTATGCCTGCACAGGAAATGAGAAGTCCCCATGCACAACATAGTTTAGCAATTCTGCAGCTTCCAGTTGATGATATGCAGCCACCAACCTCGATCCtcccggaggaagaagaaagggctgGTATGTTGTGCACCACAGCAGCTCGGGATTTGCAACATGGAACAGAACCGTCAGTCACTGCACAGGATTTGCAGCCCGAAGTGCAGCCATCATCTCCAATGCACGATCAACCTGCAGAAGCAGAAGGAGCAGGTACATCGGGGACTGCCATTTCGGCTCAGAATTTGCAAGTTGAAACACAATCGGCAACCTCAGTTCAGCATATCCCACCTGAGAGAACACACCCTGATGAGAGGATTCAAATAGGTCTTCAGCCAAACACAACATTGAGCCCTGAGCAGCTCACCCAATTCTTTACAGTGGCACCTGCAGCATCTAACAGTTTTTTATGTAGTTCTGAACCAATGATAAATGAGTTGGGAAGACTGAACTACATGATTGATATGCTTAATAAAGAGCATGAAAAGAAG AAATTACAACTTCAAACAGAGCGCAACCAAGAAATGGATAAGATAATGAAGAAATATGAGttgttacttcaaaaggaaaagtgcATGTATGATCGATGGACCACATTTTTTAATGATACTTACAGGAAAGTTTTTATGCAGCACTCATTAGCTGAGAATTGggagaaaaatatgaaaccaacCCCAGCTCAAG AGAGATCTGCGAGCCCCAGAATTCGGCAGGTGGTTCGGCCATCAGCATTTGAGGCTGCCCAGCTGCAACAAGTCTTACCTGGAAATCTTTATAGAACAACGCCATCACCTGTTGGTTCAATGCCTGTGCGAAATGGAAGCTTCATAGCTGCTGGAACACAATCACGTGGATCTGTTCCTCTCCTCCAGCAATCACGTGGAACACAGTCATGGTCTGCTCTGGTTCGCGGAGATCAACAACAACTTGGTGTTATCAATCCAGGAATTACATCGTCGAGACAGTACACCCCTGGTTTGTTGGAAAGTGCCCCATTAACCTCCATGGCAGCAGGCTCAGTTCACTTTCAGCAAGCAATGCCATCAGCATCGAACTCAGTTCCATGTTTCCCAGTATCCTCACTGCTACCAGATTCTGCCCCAGTGTCAATGGCAAATTTTGTGCAGTCTCCTAGCACAATCCCATTTGCCATGGCAACCCAACAAGCACCGGGCCTGATTCCAGGTTTGCATCACATGCCAGGTGGTCCACTGAATGGCGTGGCGGGTATTTGGCAAGCTGGAGGTCACCTAGCAGGTACCAACCAGGCTGCACCTGAACCTAGTGCAGATGCGCTGCGGCTCTTACAACGACAGTGGGCCCACACCATGGCACCACCAAGCTCAGTTCAGCAAACAGTGGCAGCATCGGCATCGAATCCACATCCAGGCCCTGTGGCGACCTCAACAAACCGGTATCTCAGGGCAGTCCAGCAGGCACTGATTTCGAATCCGGCTCTAAGCAACGTGGCAGGTCAAGTGAACGCAGCAGGGGCAGGAGTTTGGCAGCACGGTGCAGCTCTCCCAGCAGTTGCCAGTCAGCCTACTGCTCCTGCACCGGCCTCGTCGAACGCGCAGCCGGGGGCCAGGACTGGGCCGCAGACTAGTGGCGCGGGGGCCCAGGGAGGGTCGGGTGAAGAAGTGGTGTGCCTATCTGATGACGATTAG